In one Tripterygium wilfordii isolate XIE 37 chromosome 22, ASM1340144v1, whole genome shotgun sequence genomic region, the following are encoded:
- the LOC119991107 gene encoding pectinesterase inhibitor 10-like: MAMSQERQIALSRTSMEGKRVEYVSPSSSSSPPTPPSPLPVSIGPGNQKYLFSPSPSSSPPFSPSPSTHPSSEKLPLLQENLSHSAAAVAHSPSAFSVDRKDPDGLEPESSCLKDLLLWLLQKCCNCCVQHSLKGDTDLEFLIRKKY; encoded by the exons ATGGCTATGTCTCAAGAAAGGCAGATAGCATTGTCCAGAACATCTATGGAAGGTAAGAGGGTTGAATATGTctccccatcatcatcatcatcaccaccaacACCACCATCACCCCTTCCAGTTAGTATAGGACCTGGAAACCAAAAGTACTTATTCTCACCATCTCCCTCTTCATCACCGCCCTTTTCGCCATCTCCTTCCACCCATCCGTCCTCGGAGAAACTCCCTCTCTTGCAAGAAAATTTGTCTCACTCTGCAGCCGCTGTTGCCCATTCTCCATCTGCATTTTCGGTGGATCGCAAAGACCCGGATGGATTAGAACCTGAAAGTTCATGCCTAAAAGATCT GTTGTTGTGGCTTTTACAAAAATGCTGCAATTGTTGTGTCCAACATTCATTGAAGGGAGATACAGATCTTGAATTCTTGATTCGCAAGAAATATTAG
- the LOC119991105 gene encoding protein NRT1/ PTR FAMILY 5.10-like yields the protein MVLSGHSDAESPLLEATTVNGSADYNGRPALRSSSGGWRSASFIIGVEIAERFAYYGISSNLVTYLTGPLGQSNAAAAENVNAWSGAASLLPLLGAFIADSFLGRFRTIIISSVIYILGLGLLTLSAVLPSHSSSDCQSTSCSPYQLQVLLFFFSLYLVAVAQSGHKPCVQAFGADQFDGKDPEETKAKSSFFNWWYFGMCGGTVVTLVVLNYIQDNLNWALGFGIPCIAMVFALIVFLLGTKTYRYSIKGDQKNPFLRIGKVYVTAFRNWRTSPSAITTEHEALRVLPYHGSQQFKFLNKAFLAPDGSKKLGMVCSLSEVEEAKAVLRLVPIWTTSLVYAVVFAQSSTFFTKQGVTLNRTVTPGFDISAASLQSFISLTIVIFLPIYDRIFVPIARGMTRKPSGISMLQRIGTGMFFSALSMAVAALVEIKRLKTAQEYGLVDKPNVTIPMSVWWLVPQYVLFGAADVFTMVGLQEFFYDQVPHELRSVGMSLYLSIFGVGSFLSSFLISIIEKATDGDGRYSWFSNNLNRAHLDYFYWLLAGLSAVELAAYLYFSKSYIYNQRIV from the exons ATGGTCCTCTCCGGCCACTCCGACGCTGAATCGCCGCTTCTGGAAGCCACAACCGTCAATGGCTCCGCCGATTATAATGGCCGTCCCGCCCTTAGATCTTCCTCCGGCGGTTGGAGATCGGCCTCTTTCATCATCG GTGTCGAAATTGCGGAGAGGTTCGCCTACTATGGGATATCGTCGAATCTCGTAACGTACCTGACAGGGCCGCTCGGTCAATCCAACGCGGCAGCAGCAGAGAACGTCAACGCTTGGTCCGGCGCCGCGTCGTTGCTACCACTTCTTGGGGCTTTCATCGCCGATTCTTTCCTGGGCCGATTCCGCACCATCATTATCTCTTCTGTTATATACATCTTG GGACTGGGATTATTGACTCTGTCAGCAGTGCTTCCTTCGCATAGCAGTTCTGACTGTCAAAGCACATCATGTTCTCCATATCAGCTTCAAGTTTTgttattcttcttctctttataCCTAGTGGCGGTCGCGCAAAGTGGACACAAGCCTTGTGTTCAGGCATTTGGAGCAGATCAGTTTGATGGAAAAGACCCAGAGGAGACCAAAGCCAAAAGTTCATTCTTCAATTGGTGGTATTTTGGTATGTGTGGTGGCACAGTGGTGACTTTAGTCGTCTTAAACTATATCCAAGACAATCTTAATTGGGCCCTTGGATTCGGAATACCCTGTATTGCAATGGTTTTTGCCCTGATTGTTTTCTTACTTGGAACAAAGACTTACCGATATAGCATCAAAGGGGATCAAAAAAACCCATTTTTAAGGATCGGTAAAGTATATGTTACAGCATTTAGGAACTGGCGGACTAGTCCTTCGGCAATAACTACTGAACATGAAGCTCTGAGAGTCTTACCCTATCATGGTTCTCAGcagttcaa GTTCCTCAACAAAGCCTTTCTTGCGCCAGATGGCTCAAAAAAGTTGGGAATGGTGTGTAGCCTTAGTGAGGTCGAAGAAGCAAAAGCAGTACTCAGGCTTGTTCCGATATGGACTACAAGTTTGGTATATGCTGTTGTATTTGCACAATCCTCGACTTTTTTCACCAAACAAGGAGTTACCCTGAACAGAACAGTTACACCTGGCTTTGACATATCTGCTGCTTCCCTACAATCCTTCATTAGTCTCACCATTGTGATCTTTCTTCCTATCTACGACCGCATTTTTGTTCCCATCGCAAGAGGTATGACCAGGAAACCTTCTGGTATATCAATGCTACAGAGAATTGGAACTGGGATGTTTTTCTCTGCTCTCTCGATGGCAGTTGCAGCTCTAGTTGAGATTAAAAGGCTCAAAACTGCTCAAGAATACGGGCTGGTTGACAAGCCAAATGTGACGATTCCAATGAGTGTGTGGTGGTTGGTTCCCCAATATGTGTTGTTTGGAGCTGCTGACGTGTTCACCATGGTTGGTCTACAAGAGTTCTTCTATGATCAGGTCCCACATGAGTTAAGGAGCGTGGGTATGTCCCTTTACCTCAGTATCTTTGGTGTTGGAAGCTTTTTAAGCAGCTTTCTAATATCCATAATTGAGAAAGCTACTGATGGGGATGGTCGATATAGCTGGTTTTCGAATAATCTGAACCGTGCTCATCTCGACTacttctattggcttcttgctGGACTTAGTGCAGTAGAATTGGCAGCCTACTTGTATTTCTCCAAATCGTACATTTATAATCAGAGAATTGTATGA
- the LOC119992229 gene encoding uncharacterized protein LOC119992229, whose product MARALSCQSLMRLTTVKPPSRLVTLRAQSNQPSIYHEDLSSEGASSSDPLLQRLEDAIHRIMVKRSAPDWLPFLPGSSYWVPPPRSQSHGIAQLVEKLANPMTDEETMSTTTVRGCPSADYFIKGAPVHSVHSEMTSKNVSQSEDEEG is encoded by the exons ATGGCTCGGGCCCTTTCATGCCAAAGCCTGATGCGGTTAACCACCGTGAAGCCACCGTCGCGTCTGGTGACCTTGCGCGCCCAATCTAACCAACCCTCCATTTACCACGAGGACCTCTCGTCGGAGGGGGCGTCAAGCTCGGATCCACTGTTGCAGAGACTGGAGGATGCAATCCACCGCATCATGGTGAAGCGGTCTGCGCCCGATTGGCTTCCTTTCCTTCCTGGGTCATCGTACTGGGTCCCTCCTCCGCGATCCCAATCCCACGGGATTGCTCAGTTGGTCGAGAAGCTCGCCAATCCGATGACCGATGAGGAGACCATGTCCACGACCACCGTCAGAGGCTGCCCCTCCGCGGATTATTTTATTAAGG GGGCACCAGTGCATTCTGTTCATTCTGAGATGACTTCCAAGAATGTTTCTCAGTCTGAAGATGAGGAAGGATGA
- the LOC119991724 gene encoding dnaJ homolog subfamily C member 2-like encodes MAIQEICRLISYSQEIVDGQPIYISSNCHPIKALKLEPAGHAFHYAARKLIGCKEEDVESDEQEMSNGKEQSSVPSFDSFSSKGKKKSGSEGKQQDHYALLGLSHLRYLASEDQIRKNYREFALKYHPDKQGALLLAQETEDAKQAKKEEIENHFKSIQEAYEVLIDPVKRRVYDSTDEFDDEIPVDCAPQDFFKVFGPAFMRNGRWSVNQPILVLGDENTSLSEVDSFYEFWYSFKSWREFPHADEFELEEAESRDHKRWMERQNAKLREKARKEEYIRVRTLVDNAYKRDPRILRRKEEEKAEKKRKKEARFLAKKLQEEESARAAEEEKRRKEEEERQAVEAAQQQKKVKEKEKKLLRKERTRLRTLSSPVLSQHLLGLSDDDVENLCMSLDMAHLRGICDKMEGKEGMELAKVLGGACEYNQDSGGRKQDEKNTHQNGSVEVNGKGPLSSSERKDKPWGKEEIELLRKGVQKYPKGTSRRWEVISEYIGTGRSVEEILKATKTVLLQKPDDAKAFDSFLEKRKPAPTIVSPLTTRDDVEGKSTPQGPDSSTVKTGSPEKSASGNESSKKPDGATSANGVSSNVDEDVWSAVQERALVQALKTFPKETNQRWERAAAAVPGKSVNQCKKKFASLKENFRNKKTAS; translated from the coding sequence ATGGCTATCCAGGAAATTTGTCGACTTATCTCATATTCCCAAGAGATTGTAGATGGACAGCCTATATATATTTCGTCAAATTGCCATCCCATTAAGGCTTTAAAGCTTGAACCTGCTGGGCATGCTTTCCATTATGCTGCTCGTAAGCTTATTGGTTGTAAAGAGGAAGATGTGGAAAGCGATGAGCAAGAGATGTCCAATGGCAAGGAACAGTCGTCTGTGCCATCATTTGATTCATTCAGCAGCAAAGGTAAAAAGAAATCCGGTTCCGAGGGGAAGCAACAAGATCACTATGCATTGTTGggtttgagccatttgagataCCTTGCCAGTGAGGATCAGATCAGAAAGAACTATCGTGAGTTTGCACTGAAGTATCATCCTGACAAGCAGGGTGCCCTTCTTCTTGCTCAGGAAACTGAGGATGCCAAACAAGCAAAAAAGGAGGAAATAGAGAACCACTTTAAGTCCATCCAGGAAGCTTATGAAGTTTTGATAGATCCTGTGAAGAGAAGAGTATATGATTCTACAGATGAATTTGATGATGAAATTCCCGTTGACTGTGCACCACAAGACTTCTTCAAAGTGTTTGGTCCAGCTTTTATGAGGAATGGTCGGTGGTCAGTTAATCAACCAATACTGGTTTTAGGAGATGAGAACACTTCATTAAGTGAAGTAGATAGTTTTTATGAATTTTGGTATAGCTTTAAAAGTTGGAGAGAGTTCCCTCATGCAGACGAGTTTGAGCTTGAAGAAGCCGAGTCTCGTGACCACAAAAGGTGGATGGAGAGGCAGAATGCAAAACTTAGAGAAAAGGCCAGGAAGGAAGAGTATATACGGGTCCGCACTCTTGTGGATAATGCCTATAAAAGGGACCCAAGAATACTGAggagaaaggaagaagagaaagctgaaaagaagagaaaaaaggagGCTAGGTTTTTGGCAAAGAAGTTACAGGAAGAAGAGTCGGCGAGGGCTGCTGAGGAGGAGAAACGCCGGAAAGAGGAGGAGGAAAGACAAGCAGTGGAAGCTGCTCAGCAGCAAAAGAAGGTgaaggaaaaagagaagaagctgCTGCGGAAAGAGAGAACTCGTCTTCGAACACTTTCATCCCCTGTTTTGTCCCAGCATTTACTTGGTCTTTCTGATGATGATGTGGAAAATCTTTGTATGTCACTTGATATGGCGCATCTGAGGGGTATATGTGACAAGATGGAGGGAAAAGAAGGAATGGAGCTAGCTAAAGTTCTCGGAGGTGCTTGTGAATATAATCAAGATTCTGGGGGTAGGAAACAAGATGAAAAGAATACACATCAGAACGGTTCTGTGGAGGTTAATGGAAAAGGCCCACTAAGCAGCTCTGAGAGGAAGGATAAACCTTGGGGGAAAGAAGAGATTGAGCTTTTAAGAAAGGGGGTgcaaaaatatccaaaaggAACATCTCGGAGGTGGGAGGTCATTTCGGAATACATTGGCACTGGAAGATCTGTGGAAGAAATTCTTAAGGCAACAAAAACAGTCCTCCTCCAGAAGCCTGATGATGCTAAAGCTTTTGATTCTTTTCTTGAGAAGAGGAAACCTGCTCCGACCATTGTTTCTCCACTTACAACTAGGGATGATGTGGAAGGCAAGTCAACTCCTCAGGGGCCTGATAGCAGTACTGTCAAGACGGGTAGTCCAGAAAAGTCTGCCAGTGGAAATGAATCCAGCAAGAAGCCAGATGGTGCAACTTCCGCAAATGGAGTTTCTTCGAATGTGGATGAAGATGTATGGTCGGCTGTGCAAGAAAGAGCACTGGTTCAGGCTCTAAAGACCTTCCCAAAGGAAACCAATCAGAGGTGGGAGCGAGCTGCGGCTGCTGTACCAGGTAAGAGTGTGAACCAGTGCAAGAAAAAATTTGCTTCATTGAAAGAGAACTTCAGGAACAAGAAAACTGCATCTTAG